Part of the bacterium genome is shown below.
CGGCTCTTCTACGATTCGCGGCTCTCGGGTTCCGGTGACTTTTCTTGCGCCGATTGCCACCGCCAGGAGCTGGCGTTTACCGACGGCCGCGGCAGGGCGCTTGGCGCAACCGGACAGACCCATCCCCGCAGCGCGATGAGTCTCACCAACGTCGCCTACAACGCGACCTACAACTGGGCGGATCCGAGTCTGGCGCGGCTCGAGCAGCAAGCGCTCAACCCCATGCTCAATCGGGATCCGGTCGAGCTCGGAATCGCCGGCCGGGAAGAAGAGGTCCTCGAGCGGCTCAGAAACGACGACGTGACAAAGGCTCTGTTTCGAGAGGCCTTTCCGGAAGAGCAGATCTCGATCGATACCGTGACCCGGGCAATTGCCGCCTTCGAGCGCACGTTGATCTCGGGCAACTCGCCCTACGACCGCTACCTATTCTGGGACGAGCCGTTGGGCGACGCGGAAAAGCGCGGCATGGAGCTGTTCTCCTCCGAGCGGATGCGTTGTTCCGAGTGCCACTCGGGCTTGAACTTCTCGGGCCCGGTGCGAGCCGCCGTGGCTCCAGGCGCCGGCGGACCCGAGATCGGCAAGGTCGAGTCGGAGTTTCACAACACCGGACTCTTCGATGAGGACGGCGCCGGCGCCTACCCGGCGCCCAATCGGGGGGTCTTCGAGATCACCAAGCTAGCCGAGGACATGGGGCGGTTTCGAGCGCCGACTCTGCGCAATATCGAGGTGACCGCGCCTTATATGCACGACGGCAGCCTCGCGACCCTCGGCGAGGTAGCTCTTTTCTACGCCAGCGGAGGCCGGGGGGCGGGCCGTACGAGCCCGCTCAAAAGCAAACTCCTGAGCGGTTTTGCTCTGACCGCTCAGGAGCAAGATGACTTGATTGCCTTCTTGGGGTCCTTGACCGATCGCGAGTTCCTGACCGACTCGCGGTTCGCGGCCCCCGAAGAGCCTTAGAAGCTCCAGCTGATACCGGCGGAGTAACTCCTCCCGGAGAGGTCCATCTCGCCCAGGCCCTGGAAGTCGCCGGCCAGGTCGGCTTCGGCGCTGTCCCAGCGGGCTTCCGCGAAGAGCGCCCAGGTGTCGGCCAGCGGCACCTCGAGGCCGGCGGTGAAGTAAACGCCCAGCTCCTCATCTTCGTCTTCGAAGAAGGCGTCGAAGATTTCGAGGTCTGGGTCGTCGAAGTCGATGAAGTCGCCGAACTCGGTCAAACTCCAGGCATAGAGGCCGCCACCGGCTCCGACATAGGGAACCAGCGCCGCGTCCGGCCCAGTGAACTTGTAGATCAGACCGGCCGTGACGGCGGCAAGCTCGACCTCGGTGGTGTGCAGGATGTCGTTACCGGCCTGATCCTCGAACCTCCGGTAGGCGAGATCTTCGGCGGCCTCGTAGAAGAAGCCGGAGATCTGCAGGGCCAGCTTCGGGCCCAGCGGACGGATGTACGAGAGACCCAGGGTGGCGTCTTCGAAATCGCTGGCGTCGCGATCGAAATCGAAAGCGGAATCGTCCCAATAGCTGGAGTTGCCGTCGGGCTCGAACTCGCCCAGTTGAATCCTGAACGAGGGTTCGTTGTAGCGTTTGGCGGGACGGTACTGCGCCTCCGAGGCGGTGGTGAAAAGCACGCCTGCAACCAGGCAAACCGTTGTGGCGATCAGTGGTTTTCTCATGACGTTTCCTCCATTCCTTCTGGGTCTTCGAGAGAGCAATCGTGATGCCAGGGCCGGTCGAGGTCAGAAACTCCAGTGACTTCGGTGCCATTTGCGCTTGCGCGCCTCATTCTGAGGACGGTGGTCCGGCGCCTGAGAGACACTCTCAGCTGGTACCATCCATCCAACACGTTTCGGCCGCCAGCCGCGGCCTAGAAAAATCAGAGGAGCCATGCGAGTACTGGTAGTCGGTGGAGGTGGAAGAGAGCACGCGATCTGCTGGAAGCTGCGCCAAAGCAGTGAGCTTAAGGAGTTGTTCTGCGCTCCGGGCAACCCCGGCATCGCCGAAATCGCCGACCGTGTGCCGATTGCCGTCGATGAGATCGGCAAGCTCGCCGATTTCGCTTCCGATCTCAAGATCGACCTAACCGTAGTCGGTCCGGAGCTGCCGCTGACGCTGGGTATCGTGGACGAGTTCGAGCGTCAGGGGCTGGCGATCTTCGGTCCGCGCCAGGGCGCCGCCGAGCTCGAAGGGAGCAAGGTCTTCGCGAAGGAGTTCATGGAGCGCCATTCGATTCCGACGGCCGAGTTCGAAGTTGCCCATACGGCGGCCGAGGCCCGCAAAGCGATCAAGAGCCTGGGTCTGCCAATCGTGCTCAAGGCGGAGGGTCTGGCGGCGGGCAAGGGAGTGTTGATCGCCGAGAACCGAAAACAGACCGCGATCGCCCTCGACACGTTCTTCGAAGAGAGACGATTCGGGTCGAGCGGTGATCGGATTGTCGTCGAGCGCTGCCTGGAGGGCGAGGAGGTTTCGCTGATCGCCGTGTGCGACGGCAAGCGCGTGCTGCCGCTGGCCACCAGCAAGGACTACAAGCGGATCGGGGACGGCGATCAGGGTCCCAATACTGGTGGTATGGGAGCCCACAGCCCGTCCGGGGTCTTGTCGGCGCAAGAAGCGGCCGAGGTCATCGAAAAGGTTCTGCGGCCGGTGGTCGATGGTATGGCCGAAGAGAGCCGGATTTTCCGAGGGTTCCTGTACGTCGGACTCATGCTCACCGCCGAGGGGCCCAAGGTCTTGGAGTTCAACGTGCGTCTGGGCGATCCCGAGGCCCAGCCTTTGCTCATGCGCATGACCGACGATCTGCTGCCGGTACTCAGCCAAGGGGCGGCCGGTCGATTCGAGATGACCAGGCTCGAGTTTCGGCGCGAGGCCGCCGCTTGTGTCGTTTTGGCCGCGCCAGGCTACCCGGACGCCCCGATTTTCGGCGATCAGATCTTCGGCCTGGCTGAAGCAGCGGCAAGGCCCGGAACCGTGATCTTCCACGCTGGCACCAAGCTTGAAGGCGAGAATCTCGTGACCGCAGGGGGCCGAGTTCTGAATATTTGCGCCTCCGGCGCGTCTCTCCGAGAGGCTCTCCGGGCCGCCTACCAGGCAGCCGGTGAGATTCGTTGGAATGGACTGACTTATCGCAGCGATATCGGCCGGCGAGTTCTC
Proteins encoded:
- a CDS encoding di-heme enzyme, encoding MRAPSQRAGWRSVGGRALLRLAPAVALIACGTIGRSEFVSLPSSAVAFSWQLPAGFPEPQVPGDNPMSAAKVRLGRRLFYDSRLSGSGDFSCADCHRQELAFTDGRGRALGATGQTHPRSAMSLTNVAYNATYNWADPSLARLEQQALNPMLNRDPVELGIAGREEEVLERLRNDDVTKALFREAFPEEQISIDTVTRAIAAFERTLISGNSPYDRYLFWDEPLGDAEKRGMELFSSERMRCSECHSGLNFSGPVRAAVAPGAGGPEIGKVESEFHNTGLFDEDGAGAYPAPNRGVFEITKLAEDMGRFRAPTLRNIEVTAPYMHDGSLATLGEVALFYASGGRGAGRTSPLKSKLLSGFALTAQEQDDLIAFLGSLTDREFLTDSRFAAPEEP
- a CDS encoding outer membrane beta-barrel protein; the encoded protein is MRKPLIATTVCLVAGVLFTTASEAQYRPAKRYNEPSFRIQLGEFEPDGNSSYWDDSAFDFDRDASDFEDATLGLSYIRPLGPKLALQISGFFYEAAEDLAYRRFEDQAGNDILHTTEVELAAVTAGLIYKFTGPDAALVPYVGAGGGLYAWSLTEFGDFIDFDDPDLEIFDAFFEDEDEELGVYFTAGLEVPLADTWALFAEARWDSAEADLAGDFQGLGEMDLSGRSYSAGISWSF
- the purD gene encoding phosphoribosylamine--glycine ligase encodes the protein MRVLVVGGGGREHAICWKLRQSSELKELFCAPGNPGIAEIADRVPIAVDEIGKLADFASDLKIDLTVVGPELPLTLGIVDEFERQGLAIFGPRQGAAELEGSKVFAKEFMERHSIPTAEFEVAHTAAEARKAIKSLGLPIVLKAEGLAAGKGVLIAENRKQTAIALDTFFEERRFGSSGDRIVVERCLEGEEVSLIAVCDGKRVLPLATSKDYKRIGDGDQGPNTGGMGAHSPSGVLSAQEAAEVIEKVLRPVVDGMAEESRIFRGFLYVGLMLTAEGPKVLEFNVRLGDPEAQPLLMRMTDDLLPVLSQGAAGRFEMTRLEFRREAAACVVLAAPGYPDAPIFGDQIFGLAEAAARPGTVIFHAGTKLEGENLVTAGGRVLNICASGASLREALRAAYQAAGEIRWNGLTYRSDIGRRVLV